Proteins co-encoded in one Anabas testudineus chromosome 8, fAnaTes1.2, whole genome shotgun sequence genomic window:
- the prrg2 gene encoding transmembrane gamma-carboxyglutamic acid protein 2 isoform X2: MAVLSPAWISLLSLLQLADGSAINRHAPGDPVVVDKHSATSFLSRTLLYNSWDMELVVPGNLERECMEEQCNYEEAREVFEDDAKTKAFWKTYVDSHATVPRVDVSGLVAGILAAIVSAIIITVVGVYCCRARKKDGRRQAQAPVRMATDGGPPPETVPLAGITAPGLPSYNEALNRSGQHDAPPPPYSG; encoded by the exons ATGGCTGTCCTGTCCCCGGCCTGGATTTCTCTGCTGTCCCTGCTGCAGCTGGCCGACGGCTCTGCCATCAACAGACATGCTCCAG GAGACCCAGTGGTAGTGGACAAGCATTCAGCGACCTCTTTCCTGTCCCGCACGCTGCTCTATAACAGCTGGGACATGGAGCTGGTGGTGCCTGGCAATCTGGAGAGGGAGTGTATGGAGGAGCAGTGCAACTATGAAGAGGCCAGGGAGGTGTTTGAGGACGACGCTAAGACG AAAGCATTTTGGAAAACCTATGTGGACAGTCACG CGACCGTACCAAGAGTGGATGTGTCTGGGCTGGTGGCGGGGATCCTGGCTGCCATAGTGTCCGCTATTATTATCACTGTGGTGGGAGTCTACTGCTGCAGAGCCAGAAAGAAGGATGGGCGGAGGCAAGCCCA AGCTCCAGTGAGGATGGCCACCGACGGTGGTCCACCCCCAGAGACAGTGCCCTTGGCTGGGATCACCGCCCCAGGTCTACCTAGCTACAATGAGGCTCTGAACCGCAGTGGACAGCACGATGCTCCACCACCACCATATTCAGGGTAA
- the prrg2 gene encoding transmembrane gamma-carboxyglutamic acid protein 2 isoform X1: MAVLSPAWISLLSLLQLADGSAINRHAPGDPVVVDKHSATSFLSRTLLYNSWDMELVVPGNLERECMEEQCNYEEAREVFEDDAKTKAFWKTYVDSHATVPRVDVSGLVAGILAAIVSAIIITVVGVYCCRARKKDGRRQAQAPVRMATDGGPPPETVPLAGITAPGLPSYNEALNRSGQHDAPPPPYSGGAPPEPSAPPASSGPADGQ; encoded by the exons ATGGCTGTCCTGTCCCCGGCCTGGATTTCTCTGCTGTCCCTGCTGCAGCTGGCCGACGGCTCTGCCATCAACAGACATGCTCCAG GAGACCCAGTGGTAGTGGACAAGCATTCAGCGACCTCTTTCCTGTCCCGCACGCTGCTCTATAACAGCTGGGACATGGAGCTGGTGGTGCCTGGCAATCTGGAGAGGGAGTGTATGGAGGAGCAGTGCAACTATGAAGAGGCCAGGGAGGTGTTTGAGGACGACGCTAAGACG AAAGCATTTTGGAAAACCTATGTGGACAGTCACG CGACCGTACCAAGAGTGGATGTGTCTGGGCTGGTGGCGGGGATCCTGGCTGCCATAGTGTCCGCTATTATTATCACTGTGGTGGGAGTCTACTGCTGCAGAGCCAGAAAGAAGGATGGGCGGAGGCAAGCCCA AGCTCCAGTGAGGATGGCCACCGACGGTGGTCCACCCCCAGAGACAGTGCCCTTGGCTGGGATCACCGCCCCAGGTCTACCTAGCTACAATGAGGCTCTGAACCGCAGTGGACAGCACGATGCTCCACCACCACCATATTCAGG
- the rras gene encoding ras-related protein R-Ras — MSGEEERYKLVVVGGGGVGKSALTIQFIQSYFVSDYDPTIEDSYTKTCTVDGKETRLDILDTAGQEEFGAMREQYMRSGEGFLMVFALNDRGSYHEVQKFHTQILRVKDRDDFPMVLVGNKADLETQRVISREDAQAFARENRIHYMEASAKNRYNVDEAFLELVRIIRRFQEMESPPPPTHHARKQKSGGCPCVLL, encoded by the exons ATGAGCGGAGAAGAGGAAAGATACaagctggtggtggtggggggaggaggggtgggAAAGAGCGCCCTCACCATCCAGTTCATCCAG TCCTACTTCGTGTCAGACTACGACCCTACAATTGAAGACTCCTACACCAAGACCTGCACAGTGGATGGGAAGGAGACCCGACTGGACA tcTTGGATACAGCAGGTCAGGAGGAATTTGGGGCGATGAGAGAGCAGTACATGCGCTCAGGAGAAGGCTTCTTAATGGTGTTTGCACTCAACGACCGGGGCAG CTATCACGAGGTCCAGAAGTTCCACACCCAGATCCTGAGAGTGAAGGACCGAGATGACTTCCCCATGGTCCTGGTTGGAAACAAGGCTGACCTGGAGACGCAAAGAGTA ATCTCCAGGGAGGATGCTCAGGCATTCGCTAGAGAAAACAGGATCCACTATATGGAGGCTTCAGCCAAGAACCGCTACAATGTGGATGAAGCTTTCTTGGAGCTAGTTCGAATTATCAG ACGGTTTCAGGAGATGGagagtcctcctcctccaactcaCCACGCAAGGAAACAGAAGAGTGGCGGCTGTCCCTGTGTCCTCCTCTAA